In a genomic window of Pieris brassicae chromosome 7, ilPieBrab1.1, whole genome shotgun sequence:
- the LOC123712526 gene encoding uncharacterized protein LOC123712526, translating to MMNGVHLLIGFLLALCLHECTAIWCYQCNSAIPGCMEPFNWKGIGYLGNPCPDSEDICVKLIERKGAQKTITRDCLSNFRAFRTDIPADTYEGCRTAAKDVNLANYVNNTIKELDIKRDWYDETTWCFCFLDHRCNSATMSSSSILTIFIYLLYKALF from the exons ATGATGAACGGCGTACATTTATTGATAGGTTTTCTACTTGCCTTGTGTCTTCATGAAT GTACAGCAATATGGTGCTATCAGTGTAATTCTGCAATACCTGGCTGCATGGAACCTTTCAATTGGAAGGGAATTGGTTACCTTGGCAACCCATGTCCAGATAGTGAAGatatttgtgtaaaattaatagaaagGAAAGgag ctcaaaaaacaataacacgAGACTGTTTAAGCAACTTCAGAGCATTCCGAACAGATATCCCTGCTGATACATATGAAGGCTGTCGAACAGCAGCAAAGGATGTTAACCTAGCAAACTATGTTAATAACACTATAAAAGAACTGGATATTAaaag AGATTGGTATGATGAGACAACTTGGTGCTTCTGTTTCCTGGACCATAGATGCAATAGTGCTACTATGTCAAGTTCAagcattttaacaatatttatttatttgctataCAAAGCATTGTTCTGA
- the LOC123711993 gene encoding uncharacterized protein LOC123711993, with translation MEEENIASEEQPKGEEVEEGDKNVEGQADTETRTDEQTEDQEGLEGEATERTEGDTVVGEHDEQDELLGEHKELVMGEGEEIMGEELEGEHVEGEETEKKEPPPPVEEEVEEEEGYVEEPPPDPTAAYDLTDSKEALKPPFELRPEQLAEVEQLWDFYQNCTPAYADLDGYITEKELVYMLKCLMLLTVTPEQLQELIVFCVRPPHPQGHIIFEQFLKMVTIRQRDFPVEEELRTALQVMDPGRTGTIDREFLKETLSKLGYKMPQKQLDNLIKEVDMSNDGTIGIEDVVGTMCIDLNKEDLLMLMASLQPPEEQAPAEEP, from the coding sequence ATGGAAGAAGAAAATATAGCTAGCGAAGAACAGCCAAAAGGTGAAGAAGTTGAAGAAGGCGACAAAAATGTCGAAGGTCAGGCAGATACTGAAACTAGGACCGATGAACAAACTGAGGACCAGGAAGGACTGGAGGGTGAGGCTACGGAGAGAACTGAAGGTGATACGGTGGTTGGTGAACACGATGAGCAAGATGAGTTACTTGGGGAACATAAAGAGCTTGTCATGGGTGAAGGGGAGGAAATTATGGGCGAAGAATTGGAAGGAGAGCACGTAGAAGGCGAAGAAACTGAGAAAAAAGAACCCCCTCCGCCTGTCGAAGAGGAAGTGGAAGAGGAAGAGGGATATGTTGAAGAGCCACCTCCAGATCCCACTGCTGCTTACGATTTAACAGACTCCAAGGAAGCTCTAAAACCACCGTTTGAATTAAGGCCCGAGCAGTTGGCTGAAGTCGAGCAACTTTGGGACTTTTATCAAAACTGTACACCTGCATATGCCGACCTTGACGGATACATAACTGAGAAAGAATTAGTTTATATGCTAAAATGTCTGATGCTGTTGACCGTTACGCCGGAGCAATTACAAGAATTGATAGTATTTTGTGTAAGACCACCGCATCCTCAAGGTCATATAATATTTGAGCAGTTTTTAAAGATGGTAACCATACGGCAAAGAGACTTCCCAGTTGAAGAAGAGTTACGGACGGCGTTGCAAGTTATGGATCCAGGCAGAACCGGAACTATTGATAGggaatttttaaaagagaCGCTTTCTAAGCTTGGTTACAAAATGCCGCAGAAACAAttggataatttaattaaagaagtAGACATGAGCAATGACGGAACCATAGGTATTGAAGATGTTGTTGGTACTATGTGCATAGATCTGAATAAAGAGGATTTGTTAATGCTTATGGCATCATTGCAACCGCCAGAAGAACAAGCGCCTGCTGAGGAACCATAG
- the LOC123712041 gene encoding uncharacterized protein LOC123712041 isoform X1 has protein sequence MELTLLILLFVWQMLPAVFAHQFISHVYVTTPAHSYSHGVGDLVSIQRRHVTPIRNLRLPQMTQAQLGYSRQRPSIPFHVEETPRMLPWQQDMRYAEKIPLLPPSPYKVDSADPESLWPEGLFIPPPPLQFDIQRRSSQIKNSRPSRDDDFLDPYLLQGSEAILAIEKTKQHGELYFHDVPHIQSLLTNQQHRVENNLKPHRLGSIRHTWPFNRT, from the exons atg GAACTCACCTTATTGATTCTTCTCTTCGTCTGGCAAATGTTGCCAGCTGTGTTCGCCCACCAATTCATTTCTCATGTTTATGTGACAACCCCAGCTCACAGCTATAGTCATGGTGTTGGTGATCTAGTGTCTATCCAGAGACGTCACGTGACACCCATAAGGAATTTACGAT TACCCCAGATGACCCAAGCGCAGCTAGGATACTCTCGGCAACGGCCATCCATTCCGTTCCACGTAGAGGAGACTCCGAGAATGTTACCATGGCAACAAGACATGCGCTACGCTG aaaaaatTCCTCTGCTACCTCCATCTCCGTACAAAGTGGACTCGGCGGATCCCGAATCCCTCTGGCCTGAGGGATTATTCATACCACCTCCACCTTTGCAATTTGACATACAAAGAAGGTCGAGCCAGATTAAAAATTCGAGGCCTTCAAGGGATG ATGATTTCTTGGACCCATATCTTCTTCAAGGCTCCGAGGCAATATTAGccatagaaaaaactaaacaacaCGGCGAATTATATTTTCACGACGTACCTCACATACAATCATTGCTGACCAATCAACAGCATCGCGTGGAAAACAACTTAAAGCCCCACCGTCTTGGCAGTATACGACATACTTGGCCGTTCAACCGCACTTAG
- the LOC123712041 gene encoding uncharacterized protein LOC123712041 isoform X2 codes for MTQAQLGYSRQRPSIPFHVEETPRMLPWQQDMRYAEKIPLLPPSPYKVDSADPESLWPEGLFIPPPPLQFDIQRRSSQIKNSRPSRDDDFLDPYLLQGSEAILAIEKTKQHGELYFHDVPHIQSLLTNQQHRVENNLKPHRLGSIRHTWPFNRT; via the exons ATGACCCAAGCGCAGCTAGGATACTCTCGGCAACGGCCATCCATTCCGTTCCACGTAGAGGAGACTCCGAGAATGTTACCATGGCAACAAGACATGCGCTACGCTG aaaaaatTCCTCTGCTACCTCCATCTCCGTACAAAGTGGACTCGGCGGATCCCGAATCCCTCTGGCCTGAGGGATTATTCATACCACCTCCACCTTTGCAATTTGACATACAAAGAAGGTCGAGCCAGATTAAAAATTCGAGGCCTTCAAGGGATG ATGATTTCTTGGACCCATATCTTCTTCAAGGCTCCGAGGCAATATTAGccatagaaaaaactaaacaacaCGGCGAATTATATTTTCACGACGTACCTCACATACAATCATTGCTGACCAATCAACAGCATCGCGTGGAAAACAACTTAAAGCCCCACCGTCTTGGCAGTATACGACATACTTGGCCGTTCAACCGCACTTAG
- the LOC123712412 gene encoding uncharacterized protein LOC123712412 gives MKNILYNISFMGLLFIGLVNGLNKRCIRCRSRGELGSCGDPFPTNVTETETQIGIHVVACPSGWCGKMIEGTTGAFRTDDYGAATQRMCLQRSPSDDEERCAYTMWNHRKVYMCFCNGDLCNSAGKATSFHSMLLISILVLIYNVRAAMQSFSI, from the exons atgaaaaatatattgtataatataagttttatggGACTACTCTTTATCGGACTTGTTAATG GTTTAAACAAAAGGTGTATAAGATGTAGATCAAGAGGAGAACTTGGGTCATGTGGAGACCCATTTCCAACAAATGTTACAGAAACAGAGACTCAGATAGGGATACACGTTGTTGCATGCCCTTCTGGATGGTGTGGGAAAATGATTGAGGGTACTACAGGGGCATTTAGGACGGATG ATTATGGTGCAGCTACACAAAGAATGTGTCTTCAGAGATCTCCAAGTGATGATGAAGAAAGATGTGCTtacactatgtggaaccataGAAAAGTGTACATGTGTTTCTGTAATGGTGACCTTTGTAACTCCGCAGGCAAAGCAACTTCATTCCATTCCATGCTTCTCATAAGTATTCTAGTTCTTATATACAATGTTAGAGCTGCTATGCAGTCTTTCTCCATTTAG
- the LOC123712408 gene encoding protein lin-9 homolog isoform X1: MADKWETKQSDEKPTKLLNVKDEPMDIDLPEEDDVPPAFGPAALGLHRVGTQLPPKPTPSEPMQKLNARGMPARIRKKNRFIFVDDFVNTSPPRQSPKRSPKILKTPSKISNFKKQKSPSKSPVKPQKSIEKNEEKVDIASPDPKSGQRIGMRLRNLLKLPKAHKWVCFEYFYSNIDKALFDGENDFMICLKESFPKLKSSKFSKLQWAKIKRMMGKPRRCSQAFFEEERRELERKRRLIRYIQQRKTSDICVKDLPNEIPMQLVVGTKVTARLRRPQDGLFTGVIEAVDTSNNTYRITFERPKLGTHSVPDYEVLSNDNPDSILLSSITQKFRPRPLQDALNSYQLSLTKNNQGDPMIGCNDILNQIDNTVGPYPFGFLELIVKLTKILQIKRSKINKLKDLNSEAEKRKSFDQKTPEDFERKYAAIVIELERMNMDLQGYINDIQVYCQQIAPGPSLAAMLAPSHLREKCREEASELVQNHNNGAVKDRNTVDLITDLTALMLQVKSLSNSDQNAYELSVLQGTMEQIKLKLPIKYQKIFQTSVEPHMQRIQMGLGQISTNSLVVS, from the exons ATGGCGGATAAGTGGGAAA CGAAGCAATCTGATGAAAAACCTACGAAATTACTAAATGTGAAGGATGAGCCTATGGATATTGACTTACCCGAAGAAGATGACGTTCCGCCTGCGTTCGGCCCTGCTGCACTTGGACTGCATAGAGTGGGTACTCAATTACCGCCAAAACCAACGCCAAGTGAACCAATGCAAAAGCTTAACGCCAGAGGGATGCCTGCTCGCATACGCAAAAAAAATCGATTCATATTTGTTGATGACTTTGTAAATACTTCTCCTCCTAGGCAGTCTCCGAAACGTAGCcctaaaatacttaaaactcCCTCAAAAATATCCAatttcaaaaaacaaaaatcaccTTCTAAATCTCCTGTAAAACCTCAAAAGTctattgaaaaaaatgaagaaaagGTGGATATTGCATCTCCAGATCCCAAAAGTGGACAAAGAATTGGTATGAGACTAagaaatcttttaaaactacCAAAGGCACATAAATGGGTATGTTTTGAGTACTTTTATAGTAATATAGATAAAGCTTTGTTTGATGGAGAAAATGACTTTATGATTTGTCTTAAAGAGTCTTTtcctaaattaaaatcaagtaAATTTTCTAAACTGCAATGggcaaaaattaaaagaatgaTGGGTAAACCTCGTAGATGCTCACAAGCATTTTTTGAAGAGGAAAGAAGAGAATTAGAGAGAAAAAGGAGATTAATACGATATATTCAACAAAGGAAGACATCAGATATATGTGTCAAAGATTTACCTAATGAGATTCCCATGCAGTTAGTTGTTGGAACAAAAGTAACAGCTAGATTACGTCGACCGCAAGATGGACTGTTTACAGGTGTTATTGAGGCTGTTGATACATCAAATAATACCTACAGAATAACATTTGAAAGACCTAAATTAGGGACACATTCAGTCCCTGATTATGAAGTTCTATCAAATGATAATCCCGATTCCATACTTTTATCCAGTATAACACAAAAATTTAGACCTCGTCCATTGCAAGATGCATTAAACTCATACCAATTATCATTAACAAAGAATAATCAAGGAGACCCAATGATAGGGTGCaacgatattttaaatcaaattgatAATACAGTTGGTCCTTATCCATTTGGTTTCCTggaattaattgtaaaattaacaaagatattgcaaataaaacGTAGTAAGATCAATAAATTGAAGGATTTAAATAGTGAGGCTGAAAAACGAAAATCTTTTGACCAAAAAACACCTGAGGACTTTGAAAGGAAATATGCTGCAATTGTGATTGAGCTTGAGCGGATGAATATGGACTTGCAAGGATATATCAATGATATTCAAGTGTATTGCCAACAGATAGCTCCAGGTCCAAGTCTAGCTGCTATGTTAGCACCATCTCACTTAAGAGAAAAATGCCGTGAAGAAGCTTCTGAACTAGTGCAGAATCACAATAATGGTGCAGTAAAAGATAGAAATACAGTAGACCTAATTACTGACTTAACTGCCCTAATGTTACAAGTTAAAAGCCTTTCAAATTCAGATCAAAATGCTTATGAACTAAGTGTTTTGCAAGGAACAAtggaacaaataaaattgaaattaccaattaaataccaaaaaatatttcaaactaGTGTTGAACCTCACATGCAAAGAATTCAAATGGGCTTAGGGCAAATATCAACAAATAGCTTAGTtgtatcataa
- the LOC123712408 gene encoding protein lin-9 homolog isoform X2, whose protein sequence is MDIDLPEEDDVPPAFGPAALGLHRVGTQLPPKPTPSEPMQKLNARGMPARIRKKNRFIFVDDFVNTSPPRQSPKRSPKILKTPSKISNFKKQKSPSKSPVKPQKSIEKNEEKVDIASPDPKSGQRIGMRLRNLLKLPKAHKWVCFEYFYSNIDKALFDGENDFMICLKESFPKLKSSKFSKLQWAKIKRMMGKPRRCSQAFFEEERRELERKRRLIRYIQQRKTSDICVKDLPNEIPMQLVVGTKVTARLRRPQDGLFTGVIEAVDTSNNTYRITFERPKLGTHSVPDYEVLSNDNPDSILLSSITQKFRPRPLQDALNSYQLSLTKNNQGDPMIGCNDILNQIDNTVGPYPFGFLELIVKLTKILQIKRSKINKLKDLNSEAEKRKSFDQKTPEDFERKYAAIVIELERMNMDLQGYINDIQVYCQQIAPGPSLAAMLAPSHLREKCREEASELVQNHNNGAVKDRNTVDLITDLTALMLQVKSLSNSDQNAYELSVLQGTMEQIKLKLPIKYQKIFQTSVEPHMQRIQMGLGQISTNSLVVS, encoded by the coding sequence ATGGATATTGACTTACCCGAAGAAGATGACGTTCCGCCTGCGTTCGGCCCTGCTGCACTTGGACTGCATAGAGTGGGTACTCAATTACCGCCAAAACCAACGCCAAGTGAACCAATGCAAAAGCTTAACGCCAGAGGGATGCCTGCTCGCATACGCAAAAAAAATCGATTCATATTTGTTGATGACTTTGTAAATACTTCTCCTCCTAGGCAGTCTCCGAAACGTAGCcctaaaatacttaaaactcCCTCAAAAATATCCAatttcaaaaaacaaaaatcaccTTCTAAATCTCCTGTAAAACCTCAAAAGTctattgaaaaaaatgaagaaaagGTGGATATTGCATCTCCAGATCCCAAAAGTGGACAAAGAATTGGTATGAGACTAagaaatcttttaaaactacCAAAGGCACATAAATGGGTATGTTTTGAGTACTTTTATAGTAATATAGATAAAGCTTTGTTTGATGGAGAAAATGACTTTATGATTTGTCTTAAAGAGTCTTTtcctaaattaaaatcaagtaAATTTTCTAAACTGCAATGggcaaaaattaaaagaatgaTGGGTAAACCTCGTAGATGCTCACAAGCATTTTTTGAAGAGGAAAGAAGAGAATTAGAGAGAAAAAGGAGATTAATACGATATATTCAACAAAGGAAGACATCAGATATATGTGTCAAAGATTTACCTAATGAGATTCCCATGCAGTTAGTTGTTGGAACAAAAGTAACAGCTAGATTACGTCGACCGCAAGATGGACTGTTTACAGGTGTTATTGAGGCTGTTGATACATCAAATAATACCTACAGAATAACATTTGAAAGACCTAAATTAGGGACACATTCAGTCCCTGATTATGAAGTTCTATCAAATGATAATCCCGATTCCATACTTTTATCCAGTATAACACAAAAATTTAGACCTCGTCCATTGCAAGATGCATTAAACTCATACCAATTATCATTAACAAAGAATAATCAAGGAGACCCAATGATAGGGTGCaacgatattttaaatcaaattgatAATACAGTTGGTCCTTATCCATTTGGTTTCCTggaattaattgtaaaattaacaaagatattgcaaataaaacGTAGTAAGATCAATAAATTGAAGGATTTAAATAGTGAGGCTGAAAAACGAAAATCTTTTGACCAAAAAACACCTGAGGACTTTGAAAGGAAATATGCTGCAATTGTGATTGAGCTTGAGCGGATGAATATGGACTTGCAAGGATATATCAATGATATTCAAGTGTATTGCCAACAGATAGCTCCAGGTCCAAGTCTAGCTGCTATGTTAGCACCATCTCACTTAAGAGAAAAATGCCGTGAAGAAGCTTCTGAACTAGTGCAGAATCACAATAATGGTGCAGTAAAAGATAGAAATACAGTAGACCTAATTACTGACTTAACTGCCCTAATGTTACAAGTTAAAAGCCTTTCAAATTCAGATCAAAATGCTTATGAACTAAGTGTTTTGCAAGGAACAAtggaacaaataaaattgaaattaccaattaaataccaaaaaatatttcaaactaGTGTTGAACCTCACATGCAAAGAATTCAAATGGGCTTAGGGCAAATATCAACAAATAGCTTAGTtgtatcataa